The following proteins come from a genomic window of Pseudomonadota bacterium:
- a CDS encoding 4a-hydroxytetrahydrobiopterin dehydratase, with amino-acid sequence MTKVAPLSVEQVQEFISGQEVWEYRDDAFYGAFKFKNFVEAFGFMSQVAIVAEKLNHHPEWDNVYNRVNIKLTTHDAGHKISELDIKLAKRILKFL; translated from the coding sequence ATGACAAAAGTAGCACCTCTTTCAGTTGAGCAAGTTCAAGAGTTTATTTCAGGGCAAGAAGTTTGGGAGTATCGCGACGATGCCTTTTATGGTGCTTTTAAGTTTAAAAATTTTGTAGAGGCCTTTGGTTTTATGAGTCAGGTGGCCATTGTGGCAGAAAAGCTGAACCATCACCCAGAGTGGGATAATGTTTATAACCGTGTAAACATTAAACTTACAACGCATGATGCAGGTCATAAAATTTCAGAGTTAGATATCAAACTCGCAAAACGCATTCTTAAGTTTCTTTAA
- the gatC gene encoding Asp-tRNA(Asn)/Glu-tRNA(Gln) amidotransferase subunit GatC codes for MSIDLKTVDKLATLSRLSFDETEKQKIADELTKILEFVSQLQEVNTDGVEPMTSTVGSDVTPERDDETLIEHSREALLSNAPASEMGFYVVPRVVE; via the coding sequence ATGTCAATTGATCTAAAAACTGTGGATAAACTTGCGACGTTGAGTCGTTTGTCTTTTGATGAGACTGAAAAACAAAAAATTGCTGATGAGCTAACGAAAATTCTAGAATTTGTATCCCAGTTGCAGGAAGTCAATACCGACGGCGTAGAGCCGATGACAAGTACTGTCGGAAGTGACGTAACACCAGAGCGTGACGACGAGACATTGATTGAACACTCACGTGAAGCATTGCTTTCTAATGCACCAGCAAGCGAGATGGGCTTCTACGTTGTACCACGTGTTGTTGAATAA
- the dprA gene encoding DNA-processing protein DprA, which produces MQFTAEQRACLQLSLSDGIGPVRMNKGLEKYQTYASALSAVQASKLKTISAATEQTVEKVLEDCAKNNIDLLFIDSPDYPAALKNIPDAPHVLYLKGNINLLQSECISIVGTRNASMNNLKFTEKLARYIGQEGYCTVSGLARGIDASAHKGALTTQGRTIAVLAGGLGKIYPPEHTKLAEDIVTNDGLLISEMPPYTEHIAPLFPRRNRIVSGLSQTLCVTECTIKSGSLITAKLALEQGRDVFAVPGHPTDPRSAGPNHLLQQGAYWLEKPSDALYFHKQEPQKTAQEEMSLFNEREENSTPQAPLSLEGQILELLTNTPTLIGELCEQTGADFINVSTAIAMLELQGEVTRHGPNSVMKVTS; this is translated from the coding sequence ATGCAGTTCACAGCCGAACAACGCGCATGCCTCCAGCTATCTCTCAGTGATGGCATTGGTCCTGTGCGCATGAATAAAGGCCTTGAAAAATACCAAACCTATGCAAGCGCCCTGAGTGCAGTCCAAGCTTCAAAACTCAAAACCATTTCTGCCGCAACTGAGCAGACCGTTGAAAAGGTGCTAGAAGACTGTGCAAAGAACAATATTGACCTTCTCTTTATAGATAGCCCTGATTACCCAGCAGCTTTAAAGAATATTCCAGATGCACCACACGTGCTTTACCTTAAAGGGAATATCAACCTTCTCCAGTCTGAGTGTATCAGCATTGTTGGTACAAGAAACGCATCTATGAATAACCTTAAGTTTACTGAAAAACTTGCACGCTACATTGGTCAAGAGGGGTACTGCACAGTCAGCGGACTTGCTCGCGGTATCGATGCTTCTGCGCATAAAGGCGCCCTCACCACACAGGGGCGTACCATTGCTGTTCTTGCTGGTGGACTTGGTAAAATTTACCCACCAGAACATACAAAACTTGCGGAAGATATTGTTACAAATGATGGACTTCTCATCAGTGAGATGCCGCCATATACAGAGCATATCGCCCCCCTCTTTCCACGTAGGAACCGTATTGTTTCAGGTCTCTCTCAAACATTGTGCGTTACAGAGTGCACCATTAAGTCAGGCTCTCTGATCACCGCTAAACTTGCTCTAGAGCAAGGTAGGGATGTCTTTGCTGTACCGGGCCATCCAACAGATCCACGTTCAGCAGGGCCTAACCATCTTCTTCAACAAGGAGCCTACTGGTTAGAAAAACCAAGTGATGCCCTTTACTTCCACAAACAAGAGCCACAAAAAACAGCTCAGGAGGAAATGAGCCTTTTTAACGAGAGAGAAGAAAACTCCACACCTCAAGCTCCACTCTCTTTAGAGGGGCAAATCTTAGAGCTTCTCACCAATACACCAACTCTGATTGGTGAGCTCTGTGAGCAAACTGGTGCAGACTTTATCAACGTAAGTACAGCCATTGCCATGCTAGAGCTGCAAGGTGAAGTGACTCGCCATGGACCAAACTCGGTAATGAAAGTCACATCTTAA
- the ruvX gene encoding Holliday junction resolvase RuvX, whose protein sequence is MIVKTAQELPAKGRLIGLDFGAKTIGIAISDGTRTIASPNKTLQRQKWGKDKVHFEALIKEYNIVGAVVGLPLSMDGSHSPQTDACIAFANMFASELKLPTLLWDERLTTKSAESALFEQRTGRQKRASKKDVKAQVDSVAAAMILQGTLDQLSFKMF, encoded by the coding sequence ATGATTGTAAAGACTGCGCAAGAACTCCCAGCAAAAGGCCGCTTAATTGGCCTAGATTTTGGTGCAAAAACAATAGGTATTGCCATTTCAGATGGCACTCGTACCATTGCATCACCAAACAAAACGCTGCAAAGGCAAAAATGGGGCAAGGATAAGGTTCATTTTGAAGCCCTTATCAAAGAGTACAATATTGTTGGCGCAGTAGTGGGCCTGCCTCTCTCTATGGACGGCTCACATAGCCCACAAACAGATGCATGCATCGCCTTTGCCAATATGTTTGCAAGTGAGCTTAAACTCCCAACCCTACTTTGGGATGAGCGCCTGACTACAAAAAGCGCTGAAAGTGCCCTATTTGAACAGCGTACAGGCCGCCAAAAACGCGCCAGTAAAAAAGATGTGAAAGCTCAAGTAGATAGCGTTGCTGCCGCAATGATTCTACAAGGCACCCTCGACCAGCTTTCATTTAAAATGTTTTAA
- the gatA gene encoding Asp-tRNA(Asn)/Glu-tRNA(Gln) amidotransferase subunit GatA — MSELVKLGLKEASEKIKNREISSVELTTALLERIDARNDNINAYVEVTHEKALEMAEASDKRIKDGNARLMEGVPLGIKDLFCTAGVPTTACSNILKGFTPAYESTVTKNLWNTGTVMLGKTNLDQFAMGSSNETSAFGTVKNPWDEARTPGGSSGGSAAAVADYMCFGATGTDTGGSIRQPAAFSGIVGLKPTYGRCSRWGIVAFASSLDQAGPMARSVEDTALMFRGMSGYDPLDTTSADMPIESFDENLENLSLKGLKIGLPKEYFVDGMDDGVKKATEDAVARFKAEGAEIIDISLPHTKYAVPTYYIVAPAEAASNLARYDGMRYGQRVEGENLSDTYTKTRTAGFGEEVKRRIMIGNYTLSSGYYDAYYSKAQKVRALIAQDFKNAFDKVDVILTPTAPTPAFKTGEKVSDPIQMYLNDIFTVATSLAGLPGISVPSGMVDGMPVGVQFIGKAFDEKHLLKVAFAHERMTGFKPLEVK, encoded by the coding sequence ATGAGTGAACTTGTAAAACTGGGGCTTAAAGAAGCTTCTGAAAAAATCAAAAACCGAGAAATCTCGTCTGTAGAGCTGACAACAGCTCTGCTTGAGCGTATTGATGCGCGTAACGATAACATTAACGCTTACGTTGAAGTGACGCATGAAAAAGCGCTTGAGATGGCTGAAGCCTCTGATAAGCGTATTAAAGATGGTAACGCCCGCCTTATGGAAGGTGTTCCTCTCGGTATTAAAGACCTTTTCTGTACAGCTGGCGTACCTACAACGGCATGTTCAAACATTCTAAAAGGTTTTACACCTGCATACGAATCAACAGTGACAAAGAACCTGTGGAACACAGGTACAGTTATGTTAGGTAAAACAAACCTAGACCAATTTGCGATGGGCTCATCAAACGAAACATCTGCTTTTGGTACGGTTAAAAACCCATGGGACGAAGCACGTACACCGGGTGGTTCATCAGGTGGTAGTGCAGCAGCTGTTGCTGATTACATGTGCTTTGGTGCAACGGGTACAGATACGGGTGGTTCAATCCGTCAGCCTGCAGCATTTAGCGGTATTGTTGGTCTTAAGCCAACATACGGGCGTTGCTCTCGTTGGGGGATCGTGGCGTTTGCTTCAAGCCTAGACCAAGCAGGTCCAATGGCACGTAGCGTTGAAGATACGGCTCTAATGTTCCGTGGTATGAGTGGTTACGATCCACTAGATACAACAAGTGCGGATATGCCAATTGAATCTTTTGATGAAAACTTAGAAAACCTAAGCCTTAAAGGTCTAAAAATTGGTCTACCAAAAGAGTACTTTGTAGACGGTATGGACGACGGCGTGAAGAAAGCGACAGAAGACGCTGTTGCACGCTTTAAAGCTGAAGGTGCTGAGATTATTGATATCAGCCTGCCTCACACAAAATACGCTGTGCCGACTTACTACATTGTTGCACCTGCTGAAGCGGCTTCTAACCTAGCACGTTACGACGGTATGCGTTACGGCCAACGTGTAGAAGGTGAAAACCTATCTGATACGTACACGAAGACACGTACAGCTGGCTTTGGTGAAGAAGTGAAGCGTCGTATTATGATTGGTAACTACACGCTTTCTAGCGGTTACTACGATGCGTATTACTCGAAAGCACAAAAAGTACGTGCGTTGATCGCACAAGACTTCAAAAACGCATTTGATAAAGTTGATGTAATTCTTACGCCAACTGCACCAACACCAGCCTTTAAAACTGGTGAAAAGGTGAGTGACCCAATTCAAATGTACCTGAACGATATCTTTACAGTGGCAACATCACTTGCGGGCCTTCCTGGTATTAGCGTACCAAGCGGCATGGTTGATGGTATGCCTGTAGGTGTTCAGTTTATTGGTAAAGCCTTTGATGAGAAGCATCTTCTCAAAGTGGCGTTCGCACATGAGCGCATGACAGGCTTTAAACCACTCGAAGTGAAATAA